The following coding sequences are from one Eleginops maclovinus isolate JMC-PN-2008 ecotype Puerto Natales chromosome 11, JC_Emac_rtc_rv5, whole genome shotgun sequence window:
- the klhl13 gene encoding kelch-like protein 13 isoform X2, producing the protein MPLKWKSGSPVSWKFPVPVLKTSRSSPLSPAYISLVEDDDAHMKVALGYGDMGISAHLQASKTGNTRFFTSNTHSSVVLQGFDQLRIEGLLCDVTLVAGDGDEAFPVHRAMMASSSDYFKAMFTGGMKEQDLMCIKLHGVNRIGLKKIIDFIYTAKLALNMENLQDTLEAASFLQILPVLDFCKVFLISGVSLDNCVEVGRIANTYNLTEVDKYVNNFILKNFPSLLGTGEFVKLPFERLAFVLSSNSLKHCTELDLFKAACRWLRYEDVRMDFAAKLMKNIRFPLMNPQELINHVQTVDFMRTDNTCVNLLLEASNYQMMPYMQPVMQSERTAIRSDSAHLVTLGGVLRQQLVVSKELRLFDEKAHEWKALAPMDAPRYQHGIAVIGNFLYVVGGQSNYDTKGKTAVDTVFRYDPRYNKWMQVACLNEKRTFFHLSALKGHLYAVGGRNAAGELATVECYNPRTNEWTYVAKMNEPHYGHAGTVYGGYMYISGGITHDTFQKELMCFDPDADKWTQKAPMTTVRGLHCMCTVGDRLYVIGGNHFRGTSDYDDVLSCEYYSPALDLWTPIAAMLRGQSDVGVAVFENKIYVVGGYSWNNRCMVEIVQKYDPEKDEWHKVFDLPESLGGIRACTLTVFPPEDLSGSPSRESPLSAP; encoded by the exons ATCCCTCGTGGAGGACGACGACGCTCACATGAAAGTTGCTCTGGGCTATGGTGATATGGGCATCTCTGCTCACCTTCAGGCATCAAAGACTGGAAACACGCGATTTTTCAcaagcaacacacacagctcagtggTTCTTCAG GGATTCGACCAGCTGAGGATAGAGGGTTTACTATGTGACGTCACGCTGGTGGCTGGGGACGGCGATGAAGCTTTCCCTGTACACCGCGCCATGATGGCCTCCTCCTCCGACTATTTCAAAGCCATGTTCACAG GTGGAATGAAAGAGCAGGATTTAATGTGCATAAAGCTGCACGGCGTTAACCGAATAGGCCTGAAGAAGATCATCGACTTCATCTACACGGCCAAGTTGGCGCTCAACATGGAGAATCTGCAAGACACACTCGAGGCGGCGAGTTTCTTACAAATCCTCCCTGTGCTGGACTTCTGCAAGGTTTTTCTTATATCTGGG GTTTCTCTTGACAACTGTGTGGAGGTGGGGCGCATCGCCAACACGTATAACCTCACCGAGGTGGACAAATATGTCAACAACTTCATCCTGAAGAACTTCCCCTCACTGCTGGGCACGGGAGAGTTTGTTAAGCTGCCATTTGAACGGTTGGCTTTTGTACTGTCCAGCAACAGCTTGAAACACTGCACAGAGTTGGACTTGTTCAAAGCCGCGTGCCGCTGGCTACGCTACGAAGACGTTCGTATGGACTTTGCCGCTAAGCTCATGAAGAACATCCGCTTTCCTCTCATGAACCCACAAGAACTCATCAATCACGTGCAGACAGTGGACTTTATGCGCACGGACAATACATGTGTCAACCTTCTCCTGGAGGCTAGCAACTACCAAATGATGCCCTACATGCAGCCGGTGATGCAGTCAGAACGGACAGCTATCCGCTCGGACAGCGCCCACCTGGTCACCCTGGGCGGTGTCCTGCGCCAGCAGCTAGTTGTGAGTAAGGAGCTGCGGCTCTTTGACGAGAAGGCTCACGAGTGGAAGGCGCTGGCACCCATGGACGCACCCCGCTACCAACACGGCATTGCAGTCATCGGCAACTTTCTCTACGTGGTGGGCGGCCAAAGCAACTACGACACCAAAGGCAAGACGGCAGTGGACACCGTGTTCCGGTACGACCCCCGCTACAACAAGTGGATGCAGGTGGCTTGCCTTAATGAGAAGCGAACCTTCTTCCACCTCAGCGCACTCAAGGGACACCTCTACGCCGTCGGTGGACGGAACGCTGCCGGGGAGCTCG CTACTGTGGAGTGCTACAACCCAAGGACAAATGAATGGACATATGTTGCCAAAATGAATGAACCACATTATGGCCACGCTGGGACGGTGTATGGTGGTTATATGTATATTTCAG GGGGAATCACTCATGACACTTTTCAGAAGGAGCTGATGTGCTTTGACCCAGATGCGGATAAATGGACTCAGAAAGCGCCCATGACAACGGTGCGCGGCCTCCACTGCATGTGCACAGTGGGCGACCGGCTCTACGTCATCGGGGGCAATCACTTCCGGGGCACCAGCGACTACGACGACGTGCTGAGCTGCGAATATTACTCCCCCGCTCTCGACCTGTGGACTCCTATCGCTGCCATGTTGCGAGGCCAGAGCGATGTGGGCGTGGCCGTGTTTGAGAATAAAATCTATGTGGTGGGCGGATACTCGTGGAACAATCGCTGCATGGTGGAAATAGTACAGAAGTACGACCCCGAGAAAGACGAATGGCACAAAGTGTTTGACTTACCCGAGTCGCTGGGCGGGATCCGAGCCTGCACACTCACAGTTTTCCCCCCCGAGGATCTCTCGGGCTCGCCCTCCAGAGAGTCACCCCTCTCAGCACCTTGA
- the klhl13 gene encoding kelch-like protein 13 isoform X1 gives MEHPVHRGETMPIGLHDSHQHSFVVWTSHSLLGACPTYHLTGSLVEDDDAHMKVALGYGDMGISAHLQASKTGNTRFFTSNTHSSVVLQGFDQLRIEGLLCDVTLVAGDGDEAFPVHRAMMASSSDYFKAMFTGGMKEQDLMCIKLHGVNRIGLKKIIDFIYTAKLALNMENLQDTLEAASFLQILPVLDFCKVFLISGVSLDNCVEVGRIANTYNLTEVDKYVNNFILKNFPSLLGTGEFVKLPFERLAFVLSSNSLKHCTELDLFKAACRWLRYEDVRMDFAAKLMKNIRFPLMNPQELINHVQTVDFMRTDNTCVNLLLEASNYQMMPYMQPVMQSERTAIRSDSAHLVTLGGVLRQQLVVSKELRLFDEKAHEWKALAPMDAPRYQHGIAVIGNFLYVVGGQSNYDTKGKTAVDTVFRYDPRYNKWMQVACLNEKRTFFHLSALKGHLYAVGGRNAAGELATVECYNPRTNEWTYVAKMNEPHYGHAGTVYGGYMYISGGITHDTFQKELMCFDPDADKWTQKAPMTTVRGLHCMCTVGDRLYVIGGNHFRGTSDYDDVLSCEYYSPALDLWTPIAAMLRGQSDVGVAVFENKIYVVGGYSWNNRCMVEIVQKYDPEKDEWHKVFDLPESLGGIRACTLTVFPPEDLSGSPSRESPLSAP, from the exons ATCCCTCGTGGAGGACGACGACGCTCACATGAAAGTTGCTCTGGGCTATGGTGATATGGGCATCTCTGCTCACCTTCAGGCATCAAAGACTGGAAACACGCGATTTTTCAcaagcaacacacacagctcagtggTTCTTCAG GGATTCGACCAGCTGAGGATAGAGGGTTTACTATGTGACGTCACGCTGGTGGCTGGGGACGGCGATGAAGCTTTCCCTGTACACCGCGCCATGATGGCCTCCTCCTCCGACTATTTCAAAGCCATGTTCACAG GTGGAATGAAAGAGCAGGATTTAATGTGCATAAAGCTGCACGGCGTTAACCGAATAGGCCTGAAGAAGATCATCGACTTCATCTACACGGCCAAGTTGGCGCTCAACATGGAGAATCTGCAAGACACACTCGAGGCGGCGAGTTTCTTACAAATCCTCCCTGTGCTGGACTTCTGCAAGGTTTTTCTTATATCTGGG GTTTCTCTTGACAACTGTGTGGAGGTGGGGCGCATCGCCAACACGTATAACCTCACCGAGGTGGACAAATATGTCAACAACTTCATCCTGAAGAACTTCCCCTCACTGCTGGGCACGGGAGAGTTTGTTAAGCTGCCATTTGAACGGTTGGCTTTTGTACTGTCCAGCAACAGCTTGAAACACTGCACAGAGTTGGACTTGTTCAAAGCCGCGTGCCGCTGGCTACGCTACGAAGACGTTCGTATGGACTTTGCCGCTAAGCTCATGAAGAACATCCGCTTTCCTCTCATGAACCCACAAGAACTCATCAATCACGTGCAGACAGTGGACTTTATGCGCACGGACAATACATGTGTCAACCTTCTCCTGGAGGCTAGCAACTACCAAATGATGCCCTACATGCAGCCGGTGATGCAGTCAGAACGGACAGCTATCCGCTCGGACAGCGCCCACCTGGTCACCCTGGGCGGTGTCCTGCGCCAGCAGCTAGTTGTGAGTAAGGAGCTGCGGCTCTTTGACGAGAAGGCTCACGAGTGGAAGGCGCTGGCACCCATGGACGCACCCCGCTACCAACACGGCATTGCAGTCATCGGCAACTTTCTCTACGTGGTGGGCGGCCAAAGCAACTACGACACCAAAGGCAAGACGGCAGTGGACACCGTGTTCCGGTACGACCCCCGCTACAACAAGTGGATGCAGGTGGCTTGCCTTAATGAGAAGCGAACCTTCTTCCACCTCAGCGCACTCAAGGGACACCTCTACGCCGTCGGTGGACGGAACGCTGCCGGGGAGCTCG CTACTGTGGAGTGCTACAACCCAAGGACAAATGAATGGACATATGTTGCCAAAATGAATGAACCACATTATGGCCACGCTGGGACGGTGTATGGTGGTTATATGTATATTTCAG GGGGAATCACTCATGACACTTTTCAGAAGGAGCTGATGTGCTTTGACCCAGATGCGGATAAATGGACTCAGAAAGCGCCCATGACAACGGTGCGCGGCCTCCACTGCATGTGCACAGTGGGCGACCGGCTCTACGTCATCGGGGGCAATCACTTCCGGGGCACCAGCGACTACGACGACGTGCTGAGCTGCGAATATTACTCCCCCGCTCTCGACCTGTGGACTCCTATCGCTGCCATGTTGCGAGGCCAGAGCGATGTGGGCGTGGCCGTGTTTGAGAATAAAATCTATGTGGTGGGCGGATACTCGTGGAACAATCGCTGCATGGTGGAAATAGTACAGAAGTACGACCCCGAGAAAGACGAATGGCACAAAGTGTTTGACTTACCCGAGTCGCTGGGCGGGATCCGAGCCTGCACACTCACAGTTTTCCCCCCCGAGGATCTCTCGGGCTCGCCCTCCAGAGAGTCACCCCTCTCAGCACCTTGA
- the klhl13 gene encoding kelch-like protein 13 isoform X3 codes for MPLKWKSGSPVSWKFPVPVLKTSRSSPLSPAYIHQHSFVVWTSHSLLGACPTYHLTGSLVEDDDAHMKVALGYGDMGISAHLQASKTGNTRFFTSNTHSSVVLQGFDQLRIEGLLCDVTLVAGDGDEAFPVHRAMMASSSDYFKAMFTGGMKEQDLMCIKLHGVNRIGLKKIIDFIYTAKLALNMENLQDTLEAASFLQILPVLDFCKVFLISGVSLDNCVEVGRIANTYNLTEVDKYVNNFILKNFPSLLGTGEFVKLPFERLAFVLSSNSLKHCTELDLFKAACRWLRYEDVRMDFAAKLMKNIRFPLMNPQELINHVQTVDFMRTDNTCVNLLLEASNYQMMPYMQPVMQSERTAIRSDSAHLVTLGGVLRQQLVVSKELRLFDEKAHEWKALAPMDAPRYQHGIAVIGNFLYVVGGQSNYDTKGKTAVDTVFRYDPRYNKWMQVACLNEKRTFFHLSALKGHLYAVGGRNAAGELATVECYNPRTNEWTYVAKMNEPHYGHAGTVYGGYMYISGGITHDTFQKELMCFDPDADKWTQKAPMTTVRGLHCMCTVGDRLYVIGGNHFRGTSDYDDVLSCEYYSPALDLWTPIAAMLRGQSDVGVAVFENKIYVVGGYSWNNRCMVEIVQKYDPEKDEWHKVFDLPESLGGIRACTLTVFPPEDLSGSPSRESPLSAP; via the exons ATCCCTCGTGGAGGACGACGACGCTCACATGAAAGTTGCTCTGGGCTATGGTGATATGGGCATCTCTGCTCACCTTCAGGCATCAAAGACTGGAAACACGCGATTTTTCAcaagcaacacacacagctcagtggTTCTTCAG GGATTCGACCAGCTGAGGATAGAGGGTTTACTATGTGACGTCACGCTGGTGGCTGGGGACGGCGATGAAGCTTTCCCTGTACACCGCGCCATGATGGCCTCCTCCTCCGACTATTTCAAAGCCATGTTCACAG GTGGAATGAAAGAGCAGGATTTAATGTGCATAAAGCTGCACGGCGTTAACCGAATAGGCCTGAAGAAGATCATCGACTTCATCTACACGGCCAAGTTGGCGCTCAACATGGAGAATCTGCAAGACACACTCGAGGCGGCGAGTTTCTTACAAATCCTCCCTGTGCTGGACTTCTGCAAGGTTTTTCTTATATCTGGG GTTTCTCTTGACAACTGTGTGGAGGTGGGGCGCATCGCCAACACGTATAACCTCACCGAGGTGGACAAATATGTCAACAACTTCATCCTGAAGAACTTCCCCTCACTGCTGGGCACGGGAGAGTTTGTTAAGCTGCCATTTGAACGGTTGGCTTTTGTACTGTCCAGCAACAGCTTGAAACACTGCACAGAGTTGGACTTGTTCAAAGCCGCGTGCCGCTGGCTACGCTACGAAGACGTTCGTATGGACTTTGCCGCTAAGCTCATGAAGAACATCCGCTTTCCTCTCATGAACCCACAAGAACTCATCAATCACGTGCAGACAGTGGACTTTATGCGCACGGACAATACATGTGTCAACCTTCTCCTGGAGGCTAGCAACTACCAAATGATGCCCTACATGCAGCCGGTGATGCAGTCAGAACGGACAGCTATCCGCTCGGACAGCGCCCACCTGGTCACCCTGGGCGGTGTCCTGCGCCAGCAGCTAGTTGTGAGTAAGGAGCTGCGGCTCTTTGACGAGAAGGCTCACGAGTGGAAGGCGCTGGCACCCATGGACGCACCCCGCTACCAACACGGCATTGCAGTCATCGGCAACTTTCTCTACGTGGTGGGCGGCCAAAGCAACTACGACACCAAAGGCAAGACGGCAGTGGACACCGTGTTCCGGTACGACCCCCGCTACAACAAGTGGATGCAGGTGGCTTGCCTTAATGAGAAGCGAACCTTCTTCCACCTCAGCGCACTCAAGGGACACCTCTACGCCGTCGGTGGACGGAACGCTGCCGGGGAGCTCG CTACTGTGGAGTGCTACAACCCAAGGACAAATGAATGGACATATGTTGCCAAAATGAATGAACCACATTATGGCCACGCTGGGACGGTGTATGGTGGTTATATGTATATTTCAG GGGGAATCACTCATGACACTTTTCAGAAGGAGCTGATGTGCTTTGACCCAGATGCGGATAAATGGACTCAGAAAGCGCCCATGACAACGGTGCGCGGCCTCCACTGCATGTGCACAGTGGGCGACCGGCTCTACGTCATCGGGGGCAATCACTTCCGGGGCACCAGCGACTACGACGACGTGCTGAGCTGCGAATATTACTCCCCCGCTCTCGACCTGTGGACTCCTATCGCTGCCATGTTGCGAGGCCAGAGCGATGTGGGCGTGGCCGTGTTTGAGAATAAAATCTATGTGGTGGGCGGATACTCGTGGAACAATCGCTGCATGGTGGAAATAGTACAGAAGTACGACCCCGAGAAAGACGAATGGCACAAAGTGTTTGACTTACCCGAGTCGCTGGGCGGGATCCGAGCCTGCACACTCACAGTTTTCCCCCCCGAGGATCTCTCGGGCTCGCCCTCCAGAGAGTCACCCCTCTCAGCACCTTGA
- the LOC134872787 gene encoding leucine-rich repeat neuronal protein 4, with translation MMAAIRDLPFPLAIICLVLIRGYRPLPTTSQVPGTYPMSPETPHMISTFPSHDYPDEEVTDTPLTDSRGTPHGKIAEQCNYKPCLEDQTPCAELAASTGCLCPGLPLYNEAPESPTLISVTWNGSEVVVQWCAPHSHITAFNVTVGGEQRQTFGKNRRKGGVGDIEHMSEVCVVAVNDAGTSQGSCLMYQPRDRSLTLLVGLIGGALGFLLLLLLAVLLWRHRRQRKQEANISMHNTTETQ, from the coding sequence ATGATGGCTGCCATCAGGGACCTTCCTTTCCCCCTGGCTATCATTTGCCTGGTTCTCATCAGAGGTTACCGTCCCCTTCCTACAACATCACAAGTGCCAGGCACGTATCCCatgagtcctgaaacaccaCATATGATTTCAACCTTTCCGTCACATGATTACCCCGACGAGGAAGTCACAGACACCCCTTTAACAGACAGCAGAGGGACTCCACATGGAAAGATTGCTGAGCAATGCAACTACAAACCCTGCCTGGAGGATCAGACCCCCTGCGCTGAACTGGCAGCCTCCACCGGCTGCTTGTGTCCAGGGTTACCTTTATATAATGAGGCTCCGGAGTCCCCCACCCTGATATCGGTCACCTGGAATGGGTCAGAGGTGGTAGTTCAGTGGTGTGCACCACATTCACACATCACAGCTTTTAATGTGACAGTCGGTGGGGAACAGAGGCAGACGTTTGGGAAGAATCGAAGGAAAGGTGGAGTGGGCGACATCGAGCACATGTCAGAGGTTTGTGTGGTTGCGGTGAACGATGCTGGAACCAGTCAGGGGTCCTGTTTGATGTACCAACCCAGGGACAGAAGTCTGACTCTGTTGGTGGGCCTCATCGGGGGGGCTCTGGgcttcctgctgctcctcttgcTGGCCGTGCTGCTCTGGAGGCACAGGAGGCAAAGGAAACAGGAGGCCAACATCTCTATGCACAACACAACTGAGACACAGTGA
- the si:ch1073-224n8.1 gene encoding LOW QUALITY PROTEIN: zinc finger protein 16-like (The sequence of the model RefSeq protein was modified relative to this genomic sequence to represent the inferred CDS: deleted 1 base in 1 codon): MTARRTGYSAAGMDSTPSNSGSGNRKQSIINVTDRTGVESCYDRKGGGAAQGSVTVTSLKSRLAPTIQTAMSAAVDTLLGEVVVVLNETQQELLHKEQENERLKVRLEVSERELKTLQECLCSAQKLIDQLQISYTGSPSIGQSVFSPSLSSMASMASGLDRDHQGGRNVNGAGVDLGLGGSVDDSLHGFETRDDYKMCQLSIQPDGSVTNHALDTFTSNTSHMCSDRPDERQTQGQGGASSFEIKEEQLPVSGSGQPGRKEPGMRNDNSDLGYVQVGDEGSQRSFTHPLRHQRPGSDLQQGGLDGQKQLPRTSGAGRVDGVSPGRADDSAGPSASDTTGEPSLDRPHHCLECGKTFRLISSLKKHIRIHTGEKPYPCGVCGRRFRESGALKTHLRIHTGEKPYSCSECGNCFRHLDGLRKHRRTHTGEKPYVCAICGKRLSRLQHLKHHQLIHTGERPCCCPFCNRSFKEPAALRKHIRTHREEGGHMGIVPGEDTDPDAMDDINNLHPAAPSPQMRFGDWGADEDDSSVVDCV, translated from the exons ATGACTGCCCGGAGGACAGGCTATTCCGCTGCTGGCATGGACTCCACTCCTTCTAATAGCGGAAGTGGAAATCGTAAACAGAGCATAATAAACGTCACCGACAGGACAGGGGTAGAGTCCTGTTATGATCGGAAAGGAGGGGGGGCAGCGCAGGGTAGCGTGACCGTAACGTCGCTGAAGTCCCGGCTCGCCCCGACCATCCAGACCGCCATGTCCGCTGCA GTGGACACTCTGCTGGGCGAAGTGGTGGTGGTGCTCAACGAGACCCAACAAGAGCTACTGCACAAGGAACAGGAGAATGAGAGACTCAAAGTGCGTCTGGAGGTGTCTGAGAGGGAGCTGAAGACCCTACAGGAGTGTCTTTGCAGCGCACAGAAGCTCATAGACCAGCTGCAGATCTCCTACACCGGCTCTCCGTCCATCGGTCAGTCCGTGTTCTCCCCGTCGCTGTCTTCCATGGCTTCAATGGCCTCAGGCTTGGATCGAGACCACCAGGGCGGCCGAAATGTGAACGGAGCCGGGGTTGACTTAGGTCTCGGTGGGTCAGTGGATGACTCCCTTCACGGGTTTGAGACAAGAGATGACTACAAGATGTGCCAGCTCTCCATCCAGCCCGACGGCTCTGTGACTAACCATGCGCTCGACACCTTTACTTCCAACACATCGCACATGTGCTCCGATAGACCAG ATGAGAGGCAGACTCAGGGACAAGGTGGAGCTTCCAGTTTTGAGATTAAAGAGGAGCAGTTGCCCGTTTCAGGCTCTGGTCAGCCCGGCAGGAAGGAGCCCGGGATGCGTAATGACAACAGTGATCTTGGCTACGTTCAAGTTGGCGACGAGGGTTCCCAGCGTTCCTTTACTCATCCACTGCGTCACCAACGACCTGGCAGTGACTTGCAGCAGGGCGGACTTGATGGACAGAAACAGTTGCCTAGAACTTCTGGAGCCGGAAGAGTAGACGGGGTCTCACCGGGCAGAGCAGATGACTCTGCTGGACCTTCGGCCTCTGACACCACAGGGGAGCCCTCTTTAGATAGACCTCACCACTGTCTGGAGTGTGGAAAGACTTTCCGTCTGATCTCCAGCCTGAAGAAGCACATCCGCATCCACACTGGCGAGAAGCCTTACCCGTGTGGAGTGTGTGGCCGTCGCTTTCGTGAGTCAGGGGCGCTCAAAACCCACCTGCGTATTCACACGGGTGAGAAACCATACTCTTGTTCAGAGTGTGGGAACTGCTTCCGCCACTTGGACGGTTTGCGCAAacacaggcgcacacacaccGGAGAGAAACCCTACGTTTGTGCCATCTGTGGGAAGCGCCTGAGCCGCCTGCAGCACCTCAAACACCACCAGCTCATCCACACCGGGGAGCGGCCATGCTGCTGCCCCTTCTGCAACCGCAGCTTCAAGGAGCCCGCAGCGCTGCGGAAACACATCCGCACGCACCGGGAGGAAGGCGGTCACATGGGGATTGTTCCCGGTGAGGACACGGACCCAGACGCCATGGACGACATTAACAACCTCCACCCAGCAGCGCCGTCCCCCCAGATGAGATTCGGGGACTGGGGAGCTGACGAGGATGACAGCTCAGTGGTGGATTGTGTGTAG